Genomic segment of Microbacterium sp. M28:
CGAACTACCCGGACACGGCCGACGACATCGGCTTCTTCGCCGTGCCGACCTCCACATCCGACGAGGCGAAGCTGACGATGTGGATGCCACTGGGGGCGTTCATCGCGAAGAGCATCGCGCCCGAGAAGCTGGACGCTGCCAAGGAGTTCCTGGCGTTCATCGCGAGCCCCGAGGGCTGCGCGGTGCACGCGGAGGTGGCATCGCCCGCCGGCCCGTACCTGATCGAGGGGTGCGAGGTCCCCGACACGGCCATGCCGATCGTGACCGACGTCGACACCTACTTCAGCGCCGGCGAGTCCGCTCCCGCCCTGGAGTTCCTGTCTCCGGTGAAGGGCTCGAGCCTGCCGCAGTTCGCGGTCGAGGTCGGATCGGGCATGCGCAACGCGACGGATGCGGCCGCGCTGTACGACAACGACGTGCTCAAGCAGGCACAGCAGCTGGGACTGCCCGGCTGGTGATCGCGACGGGGAGGCCCGCACGCCGGGCCTCCCCGTCCGCGCACCCCGATCGACCGACCAAGGAGTCCCGATGTCCACCACGACCGCTCCACCCCCGACCTCGAGCACGACAGCGACCGCGACCGCGACCGCGCGCAGCCGCGGCCGGAGCAGGTCTCCGTACCCCGGATGGTTCTACATCCCCTCCGGCGTCGTCTACGGGCTGTTCTTCATCCTGCCGACGATAGCGGCCTTCTACTTCAGCCTGACCCGGTGGTCGCTGTTCGACATCGAGTTCATCGGCCTGGACAACTTCGTGACCTTCTTCCGCGAGCCGATGCTGCTGCAGAGCTTCGCCAACACCTTCGTCTACGCGGTCATCACGAGCGGGCTGAAGGTCGTGCTCGGCCTGGTGCTCGCGGTGTTCCTCACCTCGCAGATCATCGCCCGCGGGTTCCTGCGCTCGGTCATCTTCTTCCCGGTGCTCGTCTCCACGATCGGCGTCGGGGTCACCTTCGAGGTGCTGCTCGACCCGTTCAACGGCCTGGTCAACTCCGCGCTCGGCGCGGTCGGCATCGACGGCCCCGGCTGGCTCACCGACCCCTCGCTCGCCCTCGTCTCCGTCGCGCTCGTGGATGTGTGGAAGGGCGTGGGCCTTGCCACCCTCATCTACATCGCCGGGATCGTCGCCATCCCCGGCGAATATATCGAGGCGGCCCGTGTCGACGGCGCCGGCGCGCTGCGCATCTTCTGGAACATCACCCTGCCGCTGGCCAGGCCCGCCACCGCCAGCGTCATCACGCTCTCCCTCATCGGAGGCCTGCGCTCGTTCGACCTCATCTGGGCGATGACCGGCGGCGGACCCGGCTTCGCCAGTGAGGTCGTCGCCTCGGCGATCTTCAAGCAGTACCAGTCCGGGTTCTTCGGGCTCTCCACCGCGGGCAACGTCGTGCTCTTCCTCGTCGTCGCCGTCATCGTCTTCCCGCTCTACCGCTGGCTCAACCGCAAGGAGGTGCAGCAGTGAACGCCGCACGCATCCGCCACGTCTCTCTCGGCATCCTGGCGATCGTCATCGCCGTCGTCGTGTTCGTCATCCCGTTCGTGTTCATCGTGCTCACCGCGTCGAAGACGCAGCAGGAGGCGTCGCTGCTGGAGTTCACGATCCCCACCCAGTGGGTGTTCTGGGAGAACCTCGTCGAGGTCCTGCAGACCCGCGAGAACATGCTCCCCCGCGCGCTGTGGAACAGCACAATCCTCACCGTGTTCAGCGTCACCGCGATCGTGATCCTCGCCGCCATGGTCGGCTACGTGCTGCAGCGGCGCCCCACCCGCTGGTCGGGGCTGGTCAACGCGCTCGTGCTCTCCGGGCTCATCATCCCGCCCGCCGTCGTCCCGACGATCTGGGTGCTCCAGATGCTGGGGCTTTTCAAGACGATGCCCGGCATGGTCTTCATGGAGATCTCGTTCAACCTCTCCTTCAGCATCATCCTGTTCCGGGCGTTCATCTCGACGATCCCGCGGGAGCTCGATGAAGCCGCACTCATCGACGGGGCAGGCCCGCTGCGGATCTTCTTCCGCGTGATCCTGCCGCTGCTCAAGCCCGTCGTCGTCACCGTGATCGTGATCCAGGTCGTGCACGTGTTCAACGACTTCACTGGGCCGCTGTACTTCCTGCCCGGAGACGAGAACGTGACCGCCCAGCTCACGCTCTTCAACTTCCAGAGCGAAGAGGTGAACAGCTTCAACCTGCTCTTCATGACCGTGTTGATCATCACCGTCATCCCGCTCGTGCTGTACCTCTTCTTCAATCGCCAGATCGTCGCCGGCATGACCGCCGGCGCAGTCAAAGGATGACCATGACCACGCCAGACACCGCTCTCTCCGAACTCCGCGACGGGTTCGCCGCGCCGCCGGACGACGCCAGGCCGATGATGCGCTGGTGGTGGTTCGGGCCGCGCGTCGACCGCACGGACCTGATCGCGGATCTCGATGCGATGCGCGCAGCGGGGATCGGCGGAGTCGAGCTCTCGGTCGTCTATCCGCTCTCCGAGGACTCCGACCGCTATCTCTCAGAGACCTTCCTGGCGGATGCCCGCTTCGCCGCGGAGGCGGCGGCCGAACGGGGGATGCGCTTCGACCTCACCCTCGGCAGCGGCTGGTCCTTCGGTGGCCCGCACATCACCGACGAGACCGCGGCGCGCAAGCTGTCGTGGGATCGGAGGGACATCAGCGTCGCCGCCGCGGATATCCCCGTGGCCAACAGCTGGCCTGGCGACCGGTTCATCGCGGCCTACGTAGGCGACGGGTCCATTCAGGAGCCACCGGAGGAGTACGATGTCGTCGCTGTCGAGGACGGCGTTCTGCATATCCCCGCAGGCAACGGCCCACGGCTGCTCCTGCTGTGCACCGCCCGGCTCACCGGCCAGCAGGTCAAGCGCGCCGCGGTCGGTGCGGAGGGGCCCGTGCTCGATCACTTCAGCAGGGCCGCCACCGAAGCGCACATCGCCGCCGTCTGCGACCCGCTCCTCGACGCGGTCCCTGCCGAACTACTCGGGTCGGTGTTCTGCGACAGCCTCGAGGCGTATGCCGCGGACTGGAGTTTAGGTGTGTTCGAGGCATTCCGGGCGAAGCACGGGTACGACCCAGTCCCCGTGCTGCACCGGCTGCACACCGGGTCCGCCGCAGGCAGGGACCTCCGCGCCGATTACTACGGCACCCTCACCGCGCTGTACGAGCAGAACTTCGTCGTGCCGCTGCGCGCCTGGGCGGCCGGCCGCGGCGTCCCCTTGCGCATTCAGGGCTACGGCGAGCCGCCCGCCGGGATCAGCAGTTACAGGTTCGCGGATGCCTTCGAAGGCGAGGGATGGGGGTGGCGCGAGCTCACCCAGACTCGCTGGGCGACGTCCGCCGCCCATCTCTACGACCGGGACGTGGTGTCCTCGGAGACGTGGACGTGGATCCACTCGCCATCGTTCCGCGCCACGCCGATGGACCTCCGCGGCGAGGCGCACGAGCACCTCCTGGCCGGCATCAACCAGTTCATCGGCCACGGCTGGCCGCACTCGCCGTCGTCGGTGCCCGGCAAGGGCTGGATGCTGTACGCCGCCGGGGCGTTCGACACCCGCAACCCGTGGTCTCCGGCGATGCCCGGTCTCATCTCCTATCTGCACCGCCTGTCGTGGCTGATGCGGCAAGGCCGCCACATCGCCGACGTCGGCGTCTACACGAGCCCGAGGGCGGTCGGGGCAATTCTCCGCTCCGGAGAGCCGAGCGAGCTGAACTTGTGGCGATCCACCAACGACTTCGTCGGCGACGCGCTCACCGGCGCGATCCGCGAGGGCGGGTTCGACTACGACGCGTGGGACGACGACGCAGTGTTCCCCGCCATCGAGCGGTACGGCGCGCTGGTGCTCCCCCGCGGCTCTGTGGTACCGGCCGATGTCGCCCAACGACTGTCGGCACACATCCTGGACGGCGGGGTCGTGCTCGCTCTCGGTGAGGCGCCGACCGGTGTCGAGGGGGCGACCGTCGTGGCCGGCGAATCGGCACTCCCCGAACGCCTCGCCGCGCTCCTCGGCGGTCCGGACGCGCTGACCGATTCGGCAGACGTCGGGGTCGCGCACCGGTCGATCGGCGATCTGGAGGTGTACTTCGTCGCCAACACCGGCGCCGAAGAGGTCCGCACCCGGCTTCACCCGCGTACCCCCTTCGGCACCGTCCAGGAGTGGGACGCTGCCACCGGCACCGCTCGCGTGCGCGCGGGCGTCGCCGCCGGCATCCCGCTGCATCTGGAGCCCTACGCCGCGACCGTGATCGTGACGACGCCCGTCGCGGCGGAGGGCGTCGACGCGACGACTCCCGCCTCGGCGGATGGGGTGCGGATCGCCCTGCCGACGTGGTCGGTGCGGTTCCCCGACGACGAGGCCGCCGTGCCGGTGACGACGCCGCACATCTGGGAGCGCGACGGTCGCCCCGACTACTCAGGAACCGCCGAGTACACCACGCAATTCGTGCTCGACGAGGAGCCGTTCGCAGACCTCGTCCTGGACTTCGGCCGCTGCGCCCCGCACCCGGCGGGCGACCACGAGGAGATCGGCATCCGCGGTCGGTCGTTCCGCGTCGCCGTCGCACCCCCGGTCGGCGAGATCGCCGAGGTGATCGTGAACGGGCGGCACGCCGGGGTCGTCTGGGGCACGCCGTACCGGCTCGCCGTGGGCGGGCTGCTGCACGCCGGCGAGAACACCGTGGTCCTGAAGGTGTCCAACACCGGCGGCAACGCCGTCGCGGCCGATCCGCGCGTGGTCGCGGATGCCGAGGCCACCACGGCGAAGTACGGACGGCGGTTCCGGATGCAGGACTTCGACCTCGCCGCCGACCGGGTGCGCTCTGGTCTGGCCTGCGTGCCCGTGCTGCGCGTCGGCACGCAGGCGTGAGCACCGTTGCAGAGGCGCTGTCTGCCCTGCGGGCGGCGCTCGGCGAGTGCATCGACACGAGCATCCGACGCAGGGCCGAATACTCCAGCGACGCCTCGAATTACCGGGTCGTACCGGAGGCCGTGGTCTTCCCGCAGGGTACGGACGATGTCGTCTCCGCGGTTCGCCTGGCGAGGGAGCATCGCCTGCCCGTCACGGCCAGGGGCGCCGGCACCTCGATCGCGGGCAACGCCGTGGGTGCGGGCCTCGTGCTCGACCTCAGCGGCCTCGACCGGATCATCGAGATCGACGCGGAGGCGCGGACCGCGCGGGTGCAGGCCGGTGTCGTGCTGGCCGACCTGCAACGGGCTGCCGCCGCGCACGGACTGCGGTTCGGCCCTGACCCTTCGTCGCAGTCCCGATGCACGATCGGCGGGATGATCGGCAACAACGCGTGCGGTCCGAGGGCGATGCACTGGGGGCGCACATCCGACAACGTCACCGCCCTGAGGATCGTCGACGGGACGGGGCGCATCCGCGACCTCGGCCCCTCGAACCCGGTGCCGGAGCTGGAGCAGGTGGCGGATGCCCATCTCGCCACGATCCGCACCGAGTTCGGCCGCTACGCCAGGCAGGGCTCGGGGTTCGGGCTCGAGCATCTGCTGCCCGAGAACGGCCGCGATGCCGCGAAGGCGTTCGTCGGGACCGAGGGCGCCTGCGGCGTCATCCTCGAAGCGACAGTCCGATTGGTTCCGATCCCGACCGCCACCGCGCTGGCGGTGCTCGGCTACGACGACATCACCCTGGCCGCGGACGATGTGCCGGCCCTCCTGCCGCTCCGGCCCATCGCGATCGAGAGCCTCGACGCCCAGCTCGTCGAGGTGGTGCGACGAGCGGGCGGAGACATCCCGCCTCTACCCGGCGGCAGGGCATGGCTGTTCGTCGAGACGGCAGGCGAGGCTCCCGCGACCGCACTGGCTGAGGCCGAGCGGATCGCCGGGGCATCGTCCGCAATCGATGTGGCAGTGCTCCCCGCCGGCGCCGACGCGACACGTCTGTGGGGCATCAGGGCGGACGGTGTCGGCCTCGCCGGTCGCACCGCCGAGGGCGCTCCGGCGTGGGCCGGGTGGGAGGACGCATCCGTGCCCCCGGAACATCTCGGCGATTATCTGCGCGCCTTTGAGGCGCTGAAGGCAGAGCATGGCGTCAGCGGCCTGAGCTACGGCCACTTCGGCGATGGATGCGTGCACACCCGCATCGACTATCCGATCGCCGACGATCCGGACGGGTTCGCCCGGTTCATCTCCGCTGCGGCCGAGCTCGTACTGGAACGCGGCGGCTCGCCGTCCGGGGAGCACGGCGACGGCAGGGCCAGGGGCGACCTGCTTCAGCGGATGTACTCCGCGGATGCCCTGCGCGCCTTCGCCGCCTTCCGCGCCGTGTTCGACCCCGACGGCATCCTGAACCCCGGGATCGTCGTCGACCCCGCACCGATTTCGGCCGACCTGCGTCTGCCAGGCGTGCGCCCCCTCCCGACGATCGGGTTCGCGTTCGCCCACGACGGCGGCGATCTGGGCGCGGCTGCGCACCGATGCACCGGCGTCGGGAAGTGCCGGGCCAGCCATGCGAACGCGGCGGGGTTCATGTGCCCCTCGTTCCGCGCCACCGGTGACGAGCGCAACACCACCAGGGCCCGCGCCCGCGTGCTGCAGGAGGCGGTCAACGGCACGCTCGTCGACGGCATCCGCTCGCCCGCTCTGGCCGACTCCCTCGACCTCTGCCTCTCCTGCAAGGCGTGCTCATCGGACTGCCCAGCCGAGGTCGACATCGCCACCGTCAAATCCGAGGTGCTGCATCAGAAGTATCGCGGAAGGATTCGTCCGCTGAGTCACTACACCTTCGGGCGCCTGCCGCAATGGCTGCGCATCGCCGGAATCGCCCCGTGGGCGCTCGACGCGGTCCAGAGCGTCCCCGGCATCCGCAGACTGCTCATGCGGCTCATCGGCGCAGACCCGCGCCGCTCGCTGCCGCGGCTGCCCGCTCGCTCTCTGCAGCGGCGATGGCGAGGCCGAGGCGGCGTCGACCGGCCGGACGTGCTCATTTGGGCGGACAGCTTCACCGACCGCATCTCCCCTGAGGTCGGCGAGGCGGCCGCCGCCGTGCTCGAGGACGCCGGTTACCGGGTGGGGCTCGTGCCGCCCGGCGTCTGCTGCGGCCTCACCTGGATCACCACCGGCCAGCTCGACGGCGCGCGTCGCCGTCTGAGGGCCGGACTCGACATTCTCGAGCCGTCGCTCGCCGCCGGCATCCCGATCATCGGCCTCGAGCCCTCGTGCACGGCGGTGCTGCGCAAGGACGTCCTCGAACTGCTGCCGGACGATCCTCGGGCACGGCAGGCAGCCGCTTCCGTGCGGACCCTCGCCGAGTTCCTGACCGATCCGGCCGCGCCGCACGCGGCGAGCTGGCGGCCTCCGGATCTCAGCGGGACACGGATCATCGCCCAGCCGCATTGCCATCAGCACGCAGTATTGGGGTTCTCCGCGGATGCGGAACTGCTGCGCCGGAGCGGCGCCGAAGTCGACACGCTGGACGGGTGCTGCGGCATGGCCGGCAATTTCGGCATGGAGGCCGGTCACTACGAGCTCTCAGCGTCGATCGCCCGGCTCGCCCTGGCACCTGCGGTCGATTCCGACGCCGATGCGGTGCTGCTGGCAGACGGACTCTCCTGCCGAACCCAGGCATCCGATCTGATGGCGCGTGACTCGGTGCATCTGGCTGAGCTGATCCGTCCGCCGCGCGGGGTAGCGTAGCGGGGTGGACACGCCTCGACGCGAGAGGGTCGGCGTACGGGAGGTCGCCCTCGCGGCCGGAGTCTCCCTAGGGACCGTCTCGCATTACCTGAACACACCAGACCGGGTGTCGGAGGAGAAACGCGCGCGCATTCAGGCCGCCATCGACGAACTCGGTTTCGTACGCAACAGTGCGGCAGGCCAACTGCGCAACGGCCGCAATGCTCTGATCGGCTACCTCGCCCCCGAGATCTCGACGCCGTACTTCGGCGTCGTTTCCGAGGGGGTCGAGCGCCGCGCGTCCGAGATCGGCTACTCGGTGCTGATCGCGAGCTCGCACGGCGACCTCGATCGGGAGGTCTCGTACCTTGACATGTTCGAACAACAGCGCGTGCAGGGCATCCTGGTCGCCGCACGTCACGACATCGAGGAGAAGCTCGCGGATATCCGCGAGCGCGGCATCCCGTCAGTACTGGTGAGCCGCCAGGCACGTACGACGGATCAGCCTTCAGTCACCGTCGACGATGTGCGAGGCGGCGAACTGGTCGGCGAGCATCTGCTGCGGACCGGCCGCCGCAGGATCGCGTTCATCGGTGGACCGTTCGCCATCCGCCAGGTCGCCGAACGGTTCGCGGGACTCCAACAAGCCATGCGCTCCGTCCCCACAAGCTCGATCGAGGTGATCGACAGCCCAAACCGATCGCTTGAGGACGGTGTGCGTATCGGGAGGATGCTCGCCGATCGCCCCGCGTCCGAGCGACCGGATGCGGTCTTCGCCGTGAACGACCTGCTCGCCATGGGCGTCATGCAAGCACTCGTCTCCGAGGGTTCGACTCGTGTGCCGGAGGACCTCGCAGTCGTCGGCTACGACGACGTGCCCTTCGCCGCGGCATCCGTGATTCCCCTCACCTCTGTGCGCGCCACGCGCGCGGGTTACGGGGAGGCCGCCTTCGACCTGCTCTTCGAGCAGATGACCGCCGGGCAGCGCCCCACCGCAACCAGCTCCCACCTGGTGTTCCAGCCGGAACTGTTCGTGAGGGCGTCGAGCGCACCGATCGCCTGACACGATACAGAATGGGCGTGCGCGCCTCTCAGCGCTCAGCGGCGGAGCGAGTCGGCGTGCGGGGACGGCTCGAGGGTGAAATCGGTGCCGGTCTCGGACCAGGTGTCCGTGGCGGCGCGACGGCGCGAGAGGATGCCGCGCACGAGCGGTGCTCCGACAGCCAGGGCGACCGCACCGGCCAGGCTGCGGTCGGCCGACCCGAGCACGCTCTTGCGATGCCACGCCGCGTGCAGCGCTCCCCCGCGCGGCGGCGGAACCGGCCGCGGCGCGAGCGTTCCCGCTCGCCGCTGCGCGATCAGCTGCTCGACATGGGTCCACCAGTCCGATTCGGATGCCGGGTGGAAGTAGTTCTCCCACATCCACCCGGGATGCGGATGCCGGAACTGCCGGCGCACCACTTCCTCGCCGCTGCCCAGCAGGCCGCTGCCGATGAACACCGTGTTCAGCAGCTGCTTGCTCACCCCGAACGTGTCCAGAGCGATGACGGGGACACCAGCCGCGAGCGCCTCGATCGCCGCGGTCGAGCTGACGGTCACGAGTCCGTCGGCGCGTTCGAGGGCCGCAGCCATCGGCTGGTACGAGAACACGAGGTTGGCTGGTCGCGAGGAGAACAGGTCGGCGTAGGCATCCCGTTCGAGATGCGTCTCGGCCTCGCCTCGGCGCGACCGCAGCTTCACGACGACACGGCGGCGCGGGTTCGCCTCGGCGGCCCGCACGAGGATGTCCGCGATCGCGGTGCGCTCGTGACGCTCGACCGGCACCATGGCCTGTGCGGCGAACACGAGATCGGTGGCCGGCGGCCGCAGGGTGGCCTGCCCTCGCCCCGCTCCCCCCGTGAGCACGGCGGACTCCGACATTCCCCCCGCTCGTTGAGTGAGCACGGCGGAGCCGACCGAGTCGAAACGCGTCCGCGACTGAGTACCCGCTTCAGCCCGCTCGGCTCGCTCGACGAACGACGCGGGGGCGACGCGCTCGACGAACGAGGGCCGTTCGGCGGGCGCGGCGTACGGCAGCGTCGCGAGCCCGAGGGGCACGCGCACCCCGATCCGCTCCCCCAGCTCCGCGAATGCGCGTCGCTCACGATGCGAGTGCAGGACGACCAGGTCGCAGTGCTTGCGGTACTCGAGCGCGCCGCGCTGCGCCGGGATCGACATCCCCGGCAGCCCGCCGACGACGACCGGCCGCTTCTCGAGTCGGTCGATCTGAGCGCCGATCAGGCGGACGAACGCTCCGCGACCCGCCAGGACCACGGCATCCGGCTGGTGTCCGGACAGCCACCCGCGGACCTCGTCGAACGAGAGCCGGGTGACCTCGGCATCCGTGAAGGCCGTCCCCGTCAGCGCGGTCCGCTCCTGCTCACGGCTGACCGTGAGGGGCGTGTCGACGATCAGCAGATGACGGCGGACGCCGCTGACACCCGTCAGCAGCGACGCCGCCCACTTCACGAACGAGTCCGCGTCGGCGATCGCGACAACGCGCAGGCGGCCGCTCATGCCGGTACGCGACGCAGCTTCGCCATCGGGGCGAGCTCGCCGGGGAACACGCGCTTGATGCCGTCGCCGAGCGCCGTCTCGATCACGCGGATGTCGCGGACGAGGTGATCCAGACCCGTCGGCTCGAGGGATGCCGCGTGGTCGGACCCCCACATCGTCCGGTCGAGGGTGATGTGACGCTCGACGGCGACCGCGCCGATCGCGACGGCTGCCAGGGAGATCTGCAGGCCGCGTTCATGGCCGGAGTATCCGACGGGGATGCCGGGGTAGCGGTCGCGCAGCGACGCGATGACCCGCAGGTTCGCCTCTTCGGGCTCCATCGGGTACGTCGAGGTGGCGTGCATGAGGACCACCCGGTCGGTGCCGAGCACCTCGAGCGCCCGGTCGATCTGCTCGAGCGTCGACATCCCGGTCGAGAGGATCACCGGCCTGCCGGTCGCGCGCAGCGCCTCGAGCAACTCGGTGTCGGTCAGGCTCGCCGAGGCGACCTTGTGGGCGACGACGTTGAGGTCCTCGAGGAAGTGCACGCTGGGCACATCCCACGGGGAGGCGAACCAGTCGAGACCGAGCATGGTCGCGTGGTCGCCGATCTCGATGTACTCGTCCCGGCCGAACTCGACGCGCCGGCGGTACTCGAGATAGGTCATGGTGCCCCAGGGCGTCTCCCTCGGCACGTCGCGCATGTGCTCCGGCGTGGAGATCTCCGGTGTGCGCTTCTGGAACTTCACCGCGTTCGCGCCGCTGCGGGCCGCGACGTCGATCAGGCGCTTGGCGAGCTCGACATCGCCGTTGTGGTTCAGTCCGATCTCCGCGATCACGTAGACGGGCCTGCCGCCGCCGATCACGTGCGATCCGATGCTTACGGTCATGTCGTCCTCCAGTCGTGGGAAACCCCCGTCCTTCCTGGGTACGCCGCGATTGTGAACGTCACGCGACCTGCCGGTTACCGGGCACGGTCAGCGAGGCAACACCCTCTCGACGAGTTCGCGAACGGCACCCCGTCCGCCGTTGCGTTCCAGCACGACCCGCGCCTGCTCCCGCACGGCGGGGTGCGCGTTGCCGACCGCCACCGGCCAGCCGACGATCGCCATCGCGGCGAGGTCGTTGACGTCGTTGCCGAGGTACGCGATGTCGCTCAGCGCGACGCCGTTGTCGGCCGCCCAGCCCGCGAGCGCGGTGGCCTTGTCGTCGATGCCGTGCAGCACCGGCACCTGGAGCTTGTCCGCCCGCGCCCGCACCACCGGGTTGGTCTCGGTGGACAGGATCAGCATCGGGATGCCGGCCCTGCGCAGCAGCGAGACGCCCATGCCGTCTTCGCGGCTGACGCGCACGTGCTCGCGTCCCTCGCTGTCGACGAGCGCGGTGTCGTCGGTGTGCACGCCGTCGAAGTCGGTCACGACCGCGCGCACCGGGATCCGCACGTCGACATCCGAAGCCTCCACGAGATCCGCGACCGCGTCGGCCATCGCGAGCTGGTGGGCGTCGTCGATCTCGACGGCGGTCTGCTCCGGCACCTCGACGATCCCGATCCGGCCGAAGAAGCGATGCCCCGCGGCCCGGAAGCCCGCGGCATCGAACGCGTAGAACGCACCGGTCTCGAGGTAGTGCGGCTCCCGGTCCTGTCGCCGTGGCCGATGCGCCGCGTCGTGGTTGATCGCCTCCGCGGCGCGGTCTTCTCCTCGCCGCCACAGGAACCCGTACGTCTCGTGCGCCGAGAACGCGCTGTCGCAGCGTCCGTCGGCGATGAGCCCGATCGCCTCGTCGATGCCGGCGGTGGGGATGAACGGCGACGTGGCCTGCACGAACACGACGATCCCGACCGGGATGCCGGTGCCTTCGAGCTCGTCCATCGCGTGCAGCACCGCGCTCTCGGAGGAGGCGGTGTCCCCGGAGATCTCCGCCGGTCGCGTGATCACGCGCGCACCGGCGGCGGCCGCCACGGCCGCGATCTCGGCATCGTCGGTCGACACGACGACGAGGTCGACTCCGGATGCCGCGGCCGCTGCG
This window contains:
- a CDS encoding N-acetylneuraminate synthase family protein, whose product is MTVSIGSHVIGGGRPVYVIAEIGLNHNGDVELAKRLIDVAARSGANAVKFQKRTPEISTPEHMRDVPRETPWGTMTYLEYRRRVEFGRDEYIEIGDHATMLGLDWFASPWDVPSVHFLEDLNVVAHKVASASLTDTELLEALRATGRPVILSTGMSTLEQIDRALEVLGTDRVVLMHATSTYPMEPEEANLRVIASLRDRYPGIPVGYSGHERGLQISLAAVAIGAVAVERHITLDRTMWGSDHAASLEPTGLDHLVRDIRVIETALGDGIKRVFPGELAPMAKLRRVPA
- a CDS encoding acylneuraminate cytidylyltransferase → MTRNVAIIPARGGSKQVPRKNLRRVGGVPLVERAVRAAAAASGVDLVVVSTDDAEIAAVAAAAGARVITRPAEISGDTASSESAVLHAMDELEGTGIPVGIVVFVQATSPFIPTAGIDEAIGLIADGRCDSAFSAHETYGFLWRRGEDRAAEAINHDAAHRPRRQDREPHYLETGAFYAFDAAGFRAAGHRFFGRIGIVEVPEQTAVEIDDAHQLAMADAVADLVEASDVDVRIPVRAVVTDFDGVHTDDTALVDSEGREHVRVSREDGMGVSLLRRAGIPMLILSTETNPVVRARADKLQVPVLHGIDDKATALAGWAADNGVALSDIAYLGNDVNDLAAMAIVGWPVAVGNAHPAVREQARVVLERNGGRGAVRELVERVLPR